In Helianthus annuus cultivar XRQ/B chromosome 9, HanXRQr2.0-SUNRISE, whole genome shotgun sequence, the following are encoded in one genomic region:
- the LOC110876345 gene encoding MLO-like protein 10 yields the protein MGYDGMSSNGGSMSSLDLMGNKIDDTDLFQTRGWKQWEEETSSHDFEFSNDPSRFRLTHETSFVRAHTSFWTRVPIFFYIGCFFRQFFRSVSKSDYMTLRNGFINLHLAPGTKFNFQKYIKRSLEDDFQVVVGVSPVLWASFVIFLLLNVGGWQTLFWASLIPLFIILAVGTKLQAILTIMAVEIKERHAVVQGIPLVKASDKYFWFSRPSLMLHLIHFALFQNAFQITYFLWIWYEFKLNSCFHDTMELVIIKLLIGVGTLILCSYITLPLYALLSQMGSNMKKSIFDEQTARALQNWRMAVKRKHEGKGGNSPNRSVGNSPTASPVHSPFHPTTAATLHRSKTTGQPTRFAAYDETNASYFKAEPLSHESSTRHLIDPTIACHSDHEIKLDLSTQQEVETRNQDLGHR from the exons ATGGGATATGATGGGATGAGT AGTAATGGAGGTTCAATGAGTTCCCTTGATTTAATGGGCAACAAAATTGATGACACAGATTTGTTTCAG ACCCGCGGCTGGAAACAGTGGGAGGAGGAGACATCATCCCATGACTTTGAATTCTCAAATG ATCCTTCGCGATTTAGGCTTACTCATGAGACGTCTTTCGTGAGAGCTCACACAAGTTTTTGGACTCGAGTCCCGATATTCTTTTACATT GGATGCTTCTTCCGTCAGTTTTTCAGGTCTGTTAGCAAGTCTGATTATATGACCTTGCGAAACGGATTCATAAAT CTTCATTTAGCTCCAGGAACTAAATTCAACTTCCAAAAGTACATCAAACGGTCACTAGAGGATGATTTTCAAGTAGTCGTGGGAGTCAG TCCGGTACTATGGGCATCGTTTGTGATCTTCTTGCTTCTAAATGTCGGTG GCTGGCAGACGTTGTTTTGGGCGTCGCTAATCCCATTATTC ATTATCTTAGCCGTTGGAACGAAGCTTCAAGCCATCTTGACAATAATGGCTGTTGAAATAAAGGAAAGACATGCAGTCGTCCAAGGGATTCCTCTTGTGAAGGCCTCTGATAAATACTTTTGGTTCTCGAGGCCGAGCCTAATGCTTCATCTCATACACTTTGCTTTGTTTCAG AATGCTTTCCAGATTACTTACTTCCTTTGGATTTGG tatgaatttaaactcaattctTGCTTCCATGACACTATGGAACTTGTGATTATAAAACTTCTTATTGG GGTTGGAACTCTAATCTTGTGCAGCTATATAACGCTTCCACTATACGCGCTTCTATCACAG ATGGGGTCCAACATGAAGAAATCCATATTTGACGAACAAACTGCTCGTGCCCTGCAAAATTGGCGAATGGCAGTGAAGAGGAAGCATGAAGGCAAGGGTGGAAACTCCCCAAACCGATCAGTAGGGAATAGTCCTACTGCTAGCCCCGTTCATTCACCTTTCCACCCGACAACTGCAGCTACACTCCACCGTTCAAAGACAACCGGCCAGCCCACACGCTTTGCTGCCTATGATGAAACTAATGCATCATATTTCAAAGCTGAACCGCTTTCTCATGAATCATCTACCAGACACTTGATTGACCCGACAATCGCTTGTCACAGTGATCATGAGATTAAGTTAGATCTATCAACTCAACAAGAAGTTGAAACAAGAAATCAGGATCTGGGACACCGTTGA